A single Amphiprion ocellaris isolate individual 3 ecotype Okinawa chromosome 1, ASM2253959v1, whole genome shotgun sequence DNA region contains:
- the LOC111577169 gene encoding fibulin-7 isoform X1, with the protein MFASAVIVTTLLCFCSLHPTFGQDCPSKQEIQGSLKQVQKLLSAHEASYLQSLRNLKKKINLLQSATGKQTTKAINSTCPKLDAPLSGRKLGKSQSVGHEVHFLCDPGYELVGAESRVCQESLTWSGQQPTCRDINECASSPCMNGGTCVDEVNQFSCICAKGWAGVTCQSPVPTFFVTMTNTSAATSPATAAAAAAAGAAAATLPAATTGPFVRPSRCTTVQGTTHCTCEPGYTISGRDSTICTDIDECELFHNGQAGRLCLHACVNTAGGYRCSCPAGYNVTRDGRSCKDIDECATRQNDCTKDQMCINTYGGFQCVRVDCPKIPNATYVKTSPMRCERNPCPVDNKACSQAPNSFSYHYLAVVSNLSAPRVMFRVSALRPIGDTLRFSLLGGRHARRHFTVQRSDRVTGQLMLVSPVQGPVTLEAEVEMSEMERRSQLGRYITKVTMFVSQYEF; encoded by the exons ATGTTTGCGTCAGCTGTGATTGTCACCACCTTGCTTTGCTTCTGCTCGCTCCATCCTACTTTTGGACAG GATTGTCCTAGTAAGCAGGAAATACAAGGTTCTCTTAAGCAGGTCCAGAAGCTTCTGTCAGCCCATGAAGCCTCCTACCTGCAGAGTCTTCGCAacctgaagaagaaaataaatttaCTGCAGAGTGCCACTGGGAAGCAGACCACAAAAGCCATCAACA GTACCTGCCCCAAACTGGACGCTCCTCTCAGTGGGAGGAAACTTGGCAAGTCACAGAGCGTGGGCCATGAGGTTCACTTCCTGTGTGACCCTGGGTACGAACTTGTGGGGGCAGAGAGCAGAGTTTGTCAGGAGAGTCTGACCTGGAGCGGCCAGCAACCCACCTGCCGAG ATATCAATGAGTGTGCATCGTCTCCCTGTATGAACGGTGGGACATGTGTGGATGAGGTGAACCAGTTTTCTTGTATTTGTGCCAAAGGCTGGGCTGGAGTTACCTGTCAAAGCCCAGTGCCAACAT TCTTTGTCACCATGACAAACACCTCTGCCGCCACCTCCCCagccaccgctgctgctgctgctgctgctggtgccgCTGCCGCTACCCTACCAGCTGCCACCACTGGGCCTTTTGTTCGTCCGTCACGTTGCACTACAGTTCAGGGAACCACCCACTGCACCTGTGAGCCAGGATACACCATCTCTGGCAGAGACAGCACCATCTGCACTG ATATAGATGAATGTGAACTGTTCCATAATGGACAGGCTGGCAGATTGTGTTTACATGCTTGTGTTAACACTGCTGGAGGCTATCGCTGTTCCTGTCCTGCTGGATATAATGTAACCCGCGATGGACGCAGCTGTAAAG ATATTGATGAATGTGCCACCAGACAAAACGACTGCACCAAAGACCAGATGTGCATTAATACATATGGTGGTTTCCAGTGTGTTCGTGTGGATTGCCCTAAAATCCCGAATGCTACATATGTCAAGACGTCGCCTAT GCGTTGTGAGCGTAACCCCTGCCCTGTGGACAACAAGGCTTGTTCTCAGGCCCCCAACTCCTTCTCCTACCATTACCTGGCCGTTGTGTCCAACCTGTCAGCTCCTCGCGTCATGTTCAGGGTCTCGGCGTTGCGTCCAATAGGGGACACGCTTCGCTTCTCCCTGCTGGGAGGAAGGCACGCTCGCCGCCACTTCACAGTCCAGCGTTCAGACCGTGTGACAGGTCAGCTGATGCTGGTGAGCCCCGTGCAGGGACCGGTCACTCTGGAGGCAGAGGTGGAGATGAGCGAGATGGAGAGACGAAGCCAGCTGGGGAGATACATCACCAAAGTCACCATGTTTGTGTCTCAGTATGAGTTctaa
- the LOC111577169 gene encoding fibulin-7 isoform X2, translating to MFASAVIVTTLLCFCSLHPTFGQDCPSKQEIQGSLKQVQKLLSAHEASYLQSLRNLKKKINLLQSATGKQTTKAINSTCPKLDAPLSGRKLGKSQSVGHEVHFLCDPGYELVGAESRVCQESLTWSGQQPTCRDINECASSPCMNGGTCVDEVNQFSCICAKGWAGVTCQSPVPTSTAAAAAAAGAAAATLPAATTGPFVRPSRCTTVQGTTHCTCEPGYTISGRDSTICTDIDECELFHNGQAGRLCLHACVNTAGGYRCSCPAGYNVTRDGRSCKDIDECATRQNDCTKDQMCINTYGGFQCVRVDCPKIPNATYVKTSPMRCERNPCPVDNKACSQAPNSFSYHYLAVVSNLSAPRVMFRVSALRPIGDTLRFSLLGGRHARRHFTVQRSDRVTGQLMLVSPVQGPVTLEAEVEMSEMERRSQLGRYITKVTMFVSQYEF from the exons ATGTTTGCGTCAGCTGTGATTGTCACCACCTTGCTTTGCTTCTGCTCGCTCCATCCTACTTTTGGACAG GATTGTCCTAGTAAGCAGGAAATACAAGGTTCTCTTAAGCAGGTCCAGAAGCTTCTGTCAGCCCATGAAGCCTCCTACCTGCAGAGTCTTCGCAacctgaagaagaaaataaatttaCTGCAGAGTGCCACTGGGAAGCAGACCACAAAAGCCATCAACA GTACCTGCCCCAAACTGGACGCTCCTCTCAGTGGGAGGAAACTTGGCAAGTCACAGAGCGTGGGCCATGAGGTTCACTTCCTGTGTGACCCTGGGTACGAACTTGTGGGGGCAGAGAGCAGAGTTTGTCAGGAGAGTCTGACCTGGAGCGGCCAGCAACCCACCTGCCGAG ATATCAATGAGTGTGCATCGTCTCCCTGTATGAACGGTGGGACATGTGTGGATGAGGTGAACCAGTTTTCTTGTATTTGTGCCAAAGGCTGGGCTGGAGTTACCTGTCAAAGCCCAGTGCCAACAT ccaccgctgctgctgctgctgctgctggtgccgCTGCCGCTACCCTACCAGCTGCCACCACTGGGCCTTTTGTTCGTCCGTCACGTTGCACTACAGTTCAGGGAACCACCCACTGCACCTGTGAGCCAGGATACACCATCTCTGGCAGAGACAGCACCATCTGCACTG ATATAGATGAATGTGAACTGTTCCATAATGGACAGGCTGGCAGATTGTGTTTACATGCTTGTGTTAACACTGCTGGAGGCTATCGCTGTTCCTGTCCTGCTGGATATAATGTAACCCGCGATGGACGCAGCTGTAAAG ATATTGATGAATGTGCCACCAGACAAAACGACTGCACCAAAGACCAGATGTGCATTAATACATATGGTGGTTTCCAGTGTGTTCGTGTGGATTGCCCTAAAATCCCGAATGCTACATATGTCAAGACGTCGCCTAT GCGTTGTGAGCGTAACCCCTGCCCTGTGGACAACAAGGCTTGTTCTCAGGCCCCCAACTCCTTCTCCTACCATTACCTGGCCGTTGTGTCCAACCTGTCAGCTCCTCGCGTCATGTTCAGGGTCTCGGCGTTGCGTCCAATAGGGGACACGCTTCGCTTCTCCCTGCTGGGAGGAAGGCACGCTCGCCGCCACTTCACAGTCCAGCGTTCAGACCGTGTGACAGGTCAGCTGATGCTGGTGAGCCCCGTGCAGGGACCGGTCACTCTGGAGGCAGAGGTGGAGATGAGCGAGATGGAGAGACGAAGCCAGCTGGGGAGATACATCACCAAAGTCACCATGTTTGTGTCTCAGTATGAGTTctaa